One part of the Oryzias melastigma strain HK-1 linkage group LG21, ASM292280v2, whole genome shotgun sequence genome encodes these proteins:
- the tbccd1 gene encoding TBCC domain-containing protein 1 gives MFVNNKDGFMQRKRTTDVCLKMSLQKNREDMEADGISIWPRMEPFLLGPLQVAPPPKLSLHYLRKMAIYVQTRDGCCPALGWPMWRHIACGKLQLVEELAWLYFESFDLLLGHSAEERLEWAECLSQCSCKAELDQQRNKLSVDTLQFLLFLFIQQLNRVSLRTSLIGEEWPSPRSRCPSSSDRDVKTSSHNKNWDDQAHLSFLQTHLVDMVELLLEPDQLSPSGQAQRDCQVSLEAVRSLDLLLEGSLGPEKPPLPLHRLLSRGPLQTQAGYSPLSRSFPLHQLLSCLQQCLTLNPFGITACLHSGKKLAWAQQVEGSMKRAKIARNTHMAPAGSKMVLMSQVFKQTLAKASDKLTGANVKIHRCSAAFIYLLSPLRSVTLDKCRDSTVVLGPVETSVHIHSCQNVRLVCVARRISVGSSSRCTIHTLTPTRPLLLPGNTDITLGPFHTFYPSLEDHMASVGLAVVPNAWDCPSLLGTEGVIQQTDSCCYHLLPPSQFHMMAVPFQMEGDTCEVPGGLPPAYQAAVVEKQKRIQSWQRTVMEARLSKEQKKLFQDLVEVRFHEWLLASGHRQELDSLAPPTLADLRAEEGHSPHTA, from the exons ACATGGAGGCCGATGGCATCAGCATCTGGCCCCGCATGGAGCCCTTCCTACTGGGCCCCCTGCAG GTAGCGCCCCCCCCAAAGCTCAGTCTTCACTACCTTCGCAAGATGGCGATCTACGTTCAGACGCGGGACGGCTGCTGCCCTGCGCTGGGGTGGCCCATGTGGAGACACATTGCCTGCGGGAAGCTGCAGCTGGTGGAGGAGCTGGCCTGGCTCTACTTTGAGAGCTTCGACCTTCTCCTGGGACACAGCGCGGAGGAGCGGCTGGAGTGGGCCGAGTGCCTGTCCCAATGTTCCTGCAAGGCTGAGCTGGACCAGCAAAGGAACAAG CTGTCTGTGGACACCCTGcagttcctcctcttcctctttatcCAGCAGCTGAACCGGGTGTCTCTGCGCACCTCTTTGATCGGTGAAGAGTGGCCCAGCCCTCGCTCCCGCTGCCCCTCCTCATCAGACAGAGACGTCAAGACCAGCTCTCATAACAAG AACTGGGACGATCAGGCGCACCTGTCTTTCCTGCAGACTCACCTGGTAGACATGGTGGAGTTGCTGCTGGAGCCGGACCAGCTGTCACCATCTGGACAGGCCCAGAGAGACTGTCAG GTTTCTCTGGAGGCTGTCCGCAGTCTGGACCTGCTCCTGGAGGGCTCCCTCGGCCCAGAGAAACCCCCTCTGCCCCTGCACCGTCTGCTCAGCAGGGGTCCGCTCCAGACGCAGGCTGGTTACTCCCCCCTGAGCCGCTCCTTCCCCCTGCACCAGCTCCTGTCCTGCCTGCAGCAGTGCCTCACGCTGAACCCGTTCGGGATCACGGCCTGCCTGCATTCCGGGAAGAAGCTGGCCTGGGCCCAACAAg TTGAGGGGTCCATGAAGAGGGCCAAGATAGCCAGGAACACCCACATGGCTCCCGCCGGCAGTAAGATGGTGCTGATGTCGCAGGTCTTCAAGCAGACTTTAGCTAAAGCGTCGGACAAGCTGACGGGCGCCAACGTGAAGATCCACCGCTGCTCTGCCGCATTCATCTACCTGCTTTCTCCTCTCAG GTCCGTCACTCTGGACAAGTGCCGGGACAGCACGGTGGTTCTGGGCCCGGTGGAGACCAGCGTCCACATCCACAGCTGTCAGAATGTGCGGCTGGTTTGCGTGGCCCGCAGGATCTCGGTGGGATCCTCCTCCCGCTGCACCATCCACACCCTGACCCCCACCCGCCCGCTGCTTCTTCCCGGAAACACTGACATCACGCTGGGTCCTTTCCACACCTTCTACCCCTCCCTGGAAGATCACATGGCCAGCGTGGGGCTAGCTGTCGTCCCCAACGCCTGGGACTGCCCCTCGTTGCTGGGCACAGAGGGCGTCATCCAGCAGACGGACAGCTGCTGCTACCACCTGCTGCCTCCCTCCCAGTTCCACATGATGGCAGTGCCGTTCCAGATGGAGGGGGACACGTGTGAGGTCCCGGGGGGGCTGCCTCCTGCCTACCAGGCTGCAGTGGTGGAGAAGCAGAAGAGGATACAGAGCTGGCAAAGGACGGTGATGGAGGCCCGACTCAGCAA GGAGCAGAAGAAGCTCTTCCAGGACCTGGTGGAGGTCCGCTTCCACGAGTGGCTCCTGGCATCAGGCCATCGCCAGGAGCTGGACAGCCTGGCCCCGCCCACTCTGGCTGACCTCAGGGCTGAGGAGGGACACTCCCCCCATACTGCTTAA